A stretch of Tigriopus californicus strain San Diego chromosome 11, Tcal_SD_v2.1, whole genome shotgun sequence DNA encodes these proteins:
- the LOC131891135 gene encoding CCR4-NOT transcription complex subunit 1-like encodes MSLDAQCLARAKIVQLVSSLTTLHPSGNHRNNKNSSSNHAISTSSPAVVNRVLAELSSTYQRFGTDLEGFALQSLLQECHVAVGAKNPSSKPSLALQVLSQVCATFWNRSHFASAWCGALQEASIKPNSPFLTHFAQNLKLSPLSELVYLLALSRSPDQSWKEAATSRFQARLTDYVQKFESDTPLDSILEIESSPGLVQILLDLAGSRLISTEVRTQIRDGLHSLKQVSPETSGPTCELALETTSSIIIESRDLMMSSGGPSSVPPPSNLELALPGLLGEIGYQFTSKLDSCRAQLMRMLGSPNKITASVVARIIGIMIRTHTGLDDSLTLQNMNATGTSIWEKDKNEPKTWNMEVFIKAIHELQSTLHWNEITLELDHPGFVVKDRQGLILLIEALNLGFKVQGLHRPFPVDSFYRIWKHTEGQVSLFQQILVNPDIFNFTDYVYHSVAVNLLKVQPDFSNIDTASWRSLELLDTLLSLAEHGHDQAVRDMFQFPKTHCPDVLTLGLIQINPPLTNFRTEILAQMLQVFFNHHQNSQVILSYAWGSDLKLKGLMVLSMADWYSKAQMDGDNEQARLSRVLDIAQDLKALTMLLNAKKVPFVIDLAVLASRREFLNLEKWINDQIREHGEAFIKASIQFLHRKLPSLSSSNHPAAGPLKEEQLVKANFSLESLVTILACLQNVMRQVTHLHSDLKDAIVSMLQMSQPLVANPRPNQQLPPPPAAPASIMRPPHSHVDSGGGAGPAGSIGSPIRPTPRQGGFPMNPNDPLMNITSQFNNMHLPPSSVASSSSSFSLGSSSLGPLVSGGGAVGPGGSPSRIFGGGPSSMPPPTSMESAAASGNANSPSPFSGMPPMPIASGSSSAQLAPGASSGGGGPPGGPPGGVMDRPGGINLFGEGVGGGPGGGPGGGPGGGGNQIPREIEDEANSYFQRIYNHQLSIDEVLDLLKRFQESANHREKEVFQCMIKNLFEEYKFFPQYPEKELHITAQLFGGIIEHGLVTLVPLGLALRFVLDAIRKPTSSNMYYFGVAALDRFKMRLKDYPQYCQHITGIDHFKDFPPHLIEWVECGVQSNVPPDKPAGPVLPAHIEETIKLQSAGLASAPPTAAPTAATTTTSASASSGAVGSGPSSSSSGPQGNKQPLPTSTVAPMTSTVASSSTIARPTVTTVGGRPSIANTTNIDTLLNARQKAVALAIPSEKIQDKVAFIFNNLSLMNMSQKSRELMEHLGEEYFGWLAQYLVMKRASIEPNFHSLYANFLETLHKEELYNCVLRETFGNIQILLGSDKAIANFSDRSLLKNLGHWLGLMTLHRNRPILMVDLDLKPLIIEAYHNGQQELLYVIPFVAKVLESCAKSRVFKPPCPWTMGIMNLLAELNQEHDLKLNLKFEIDVLCRTLTLKLANLNPGTLLKDYDKLNRMLNFNNFGMSQPPITSSGPPKSSMENSFVQAHRKLDHPPMPQNMGMDMAPMMPSGGPFGPPSHSMLSQHQPGAAGAGLGRALIAGPTANLGMMGSSASAMNESVTSGVTASSAGSTGETLLPTSQSQATAHLSSNVTQSAAAAMAASMPVPSQNKPLEPKFHFMDIDTSSLNGIVSQITVDPRLTLLKEQPDFAQLVKLSIEKSIQEWASPVIDRAMKIALTTSEQLIKKDFALDHDEARMRSSAHSVVRNLMAGMAMITCRDHLNNSIKTHMKSFMASLGTNLTPQQQELIDATANQIAADNVELACAFIQKKAIEKALPEIDKRLKSEYDSRILAKKEGRRYCDPVALAYQNEQMPEAIRIKPGQVIPAQRAVYDEYARHIPGFKPLSEREAAAITPRTPSVAETPAGNVASSVAGPQPGPQAGAGGGPPRPMGANTPEQTPDECIGILDEVFNKIKGFVENCTHLPTNPHMTNLRGLLECMGRARQSKDPQNVVTLVQKAVENLLEGLIAQNEPTQIETEALARYRDANLLIFRAIADSRAFGQAWTNAKVTQFLIEAKEELRYNLDAVNSLIQFSFINLQEYDKYLAASMENGANVLATKFAMRICHVYLIEDRSNAQIIESDLFGTIEVLQKISSSSQMPPDGLSNLMEMIKMSSERLEQNLALSGPTGQLHSGIVQAKEFEDPPGLLEKTEFLLREWVNAYHSREAGKDSRQAFIVFVQLMNQHGILKTDDLITRFFRMSTQMCVDLCYRALGEQHNSPTLVRAKCFHTLDAYVRLITLLVKHSGETQNTITKVNLLNKVLGIVAGVLLIDHDVRNVEFQQVPYHRIFIMLFLELNSPDQILETINFQVLTAYYHMLHILSPSKAPGFAYAWLEIVSHRVFMGRMLASISQQKGWPMYSQLLVDLFKFLSPFLRNAELAKPVHRLYRGTLRVLLVLLHDFPEFLCDYHYGFCDVIPPNCIQMRNLILSAFPRNMRLPDPFTPNLKVEMLADIAIAPRAVTNYAAMIKPSFRKELDHYLKNRTPVSFLSDVRENLLVGNGDIPGNRYNIQLINALVMHVGTCAIQHIRAKGQTPNMSTIAHSSHMDIFQNLAVNLETEGRYLFLNCIANQLRYPNSHTHYFSCTLLYLFSEANTEAIQEQITRVLLERLIVNRPHPWGLLITFIELIKNPSFSFWQHEFVTCAPEIQKLFESVARSCMVPRMADGTNVSNNNAAD; translated from the exons ATGAGCCTGGATGCCCAATGTTTGGCTCGAGCCAAAATCGTCCAACTG GTGTCCAGTTTGACAACGCTTCACCCAAGTGGAAATCATCGCAACAATAAGAATAGTAGTTCCAACCACGCGATATCGACTTCCTCTCCAGCTGTCGTGAACCGTGTTTTGGCCGAATTGTCAAGTACTTATCAACGTTTTGGGACCGATCTCGAAGGATTCGCCCTTCAAAGCCTTCTCCAAGAGTGTCACGTCGCTGTTGGCGCCAAAAACCCGTCATCCAAGCCATCGCTTGCCCTTCAg GTCCTTAGCCAAGTGTGTGCCACCTTTTGGAACCGTTCCCATTTTGCCAGTGCCTGGTGTGGCGCCCTTCAAGAGGCTTCGATCAAACCCAACTCTCCATTTTTGACTCATTTCGCGCAGAACTTGAAGCTCTCGCCTTTGAGCGAACTCGTCTACTTATTGGCTCTTTCGCGGAGTCCGGATCAGTCTTGGAAAGAGGCGGCCACGTCGCGATTCCAAGCCCGACTGACTGACTAcgttcaaaaatttgaatccGACACACCCCTT GATTCGATCCTAGAGATCGAGAGCTCGCCtggacttgttcaaatcctgctCGATCTCGCTGGTTCTCGTCTCATCTCCACTGAAGTCAGAACCCAGATCCGAGACGGATTGCATTCCTTGAAGCAAGTCTCGCCCGAG ACTTCCGGTCCAACCTGTGAGTTGGCCCTCGAGACAACCTCCTCGATCATCATCGAGTCCAGAGACCTCATGATGTCCTCCGGGGGTCCGTCCTCGGTCCCACCGCCTTCCAATTTGGAACTGGCCCTCCCCGGCTTGCTCGGGGAGATCGGGTATCAGTTCACGAGCAAGCTGGACTCATGTCGGGCTCAACTGATGCGTATGTTGGGCTCGCCCAACAAAATCACAGCCTCGGTCGTGGCCCGGATCATTGGGATCATGATCCGGACCCACACGGGTCTGGATGACTCGCTGACCCTTCAGAACATGAACGCCACAGGCACGTCCATATGGGAGAAAGACAAGAACGAACCCAAGACGTGGAACATGGAGGTGTTCATCAAAGCCATCCACGAGCTCCAGTCTACTCTGCATTGGAACGAGATCACCCTCGAATTGGACCACCCTGGATTTGTGGTCAAGGATCGCCAGGGTTTGATCCTGTTGATTGAGGCCCTGAATCTGGGCTTCAAAGTTCAAGGCCTTCATCGGCCCTTTCCCGTGGACTCCTTCTACCGAATTTGGAAACATACCGAAGGCCAAGTGTCTCTCTTCCAGCAAATCTTGGTCAATCCAGACATCTTCAATTTCACGGATTACGTCTACCATTCCGTGGCTGTGAATCTCCTGAAGGTCCAGCCGGATTTCAGCAACATCGACACAGCCTCGTGGCGATCCCTGGAGCTCTTGGACAccctattgtccttggccgaACACGGTCACGATCAGGCTGTCCGAGACATGTTCCAGTTCCCCAAGACCCATTGCCCGGATGTGCTCACCCTGGGCCTGATTCAGATCAATCCTCCCCTGACCAACTTCCGGACCGAGATCCTGGCCCAGATGCTTCAGGTGTTCTTCAACCACCACCAGAACTCCCAAGTGATTCTCAGCTACGCTTGGGGTTCGGACCTCAAGCTCAAGGGACTCATGGTTCTGTCCATGGCCGATTGGTATTCCAAGGCCCAGATGGACGGTGACAACGAGCAAGCCCGTCTCTCACGTGTGCTTGACATTGCCCAAGACTTGAAGGCTCTCACGATGCTCTTGAACGCCAAGAAGGTGCCGTTTGTGATCGACCTGGCCGTGCTGGCTTCACGACGCGAGTTCCTCAACCTCGAGAAGTGGATCAACGACCAGATCCGAGAACACGGTGAGGCTTTCATCAAGGCCAGCATTCAATTCCTTCACCGCAAACTCCCCAGCCTCTCTTCAAGCAATCATCCCGCGGCGGGTCCCCTCAAAGAAGAACAACTGGTCAAGGCCAACTTCTCGCTGGAGTCCTTGGTGACCATTCTGGCTTGCCTGCAAAACGTCATGCGACAGGTCACGCATTTGCACTCGGATTTGAAAGACGCCATTGTGTCCATGCTTCAGATGAGCCAACCCCTCGTGGCCAATCCCAGACCCAACCAACAGCTCCCGCCTCCACCCGCAGCACCCGCCAGCATTATGAGACCGCCCCATTCTCACGTGGATAGCGGCGGGGGTGCAGGTCCGGCCGGTTCCATCGGGAGTCCCATTCGTCCAACACCTCGACAGGGCGGATTCCCTATGAACCCCAACGACCCGCTCATGAACATCACCAGTCAGTTCAATAACATGCATCTCCCACCGTCGTCGGTGGCCAGCTCCAGCTCTTCTTTCAGTTTGGGATCCTCAAGCCTCGGTCCGCTCGTCTCAGGGGGCGGGGCTGTCGGTCCGGGGGGGTCGCCCAGTCGGATCTTTGGCGGGGGTCCCTCCTCAATGCCGCCGCCCACTTCCATGGAGAGCGCGGCTGCATCCGGAAACGCCAACTCTCCGTCCCCTTTCAGCGGGATGCCACCCATGCCCATAGCGTCGGGATCGTCCTCGGCCCAATTGGCCCCTGGAGCCAGTtctggaggaggaggacctCCAGGAGGACCTCCAGGTGGGGTTATGGATCGCCCCGGGGGCATTAACCTGTTTGGAGAAGGGGTCGGTGGGGGACCCGGTGGTGGTCCCGGTGGTGGACCCGGTGGTGGCGGCAATCAGATCCCTCGGGAAATCGAGGACGAAGCCAACAGCTACTTCCAACGGATCTACAACCACCAATTGAGCATCGACGAGGTACTAGATCTGCTCAAACGGTTCCAAGAGTCTGCCAACCATCGCGAGAAAGAGGTGTTTCAATGCATGATCAAGAACCTGTTCGAGGAGTACAAATTCTTCCCGCAATACCCGGAAAAGGAGCTCCACATCACAGCCCAGCTCTTCGGAG GTATCATCGAGCACGGTCTGGTGACACTTGTTCCATTGGGCTTGGCCTTGAGATTCGTTCTTGACGCCATTCGTAAGCCAACGTCAAGCAACATGTACTACTTCGGAGTGGCAGCCCTGGATCGCTTCAAAATGAGATTAAAAGACTACCCTCAATACTGTCAACACATCACTGGTATCGaccatttcaaagattttccTCCCCACCTGATCGAGTGGGTGGAATGCGGCGTACAAAGTAATGTCCCACCTGACAAACCAGCTG GTCCGGTGCTGCCCGCCCACATTGAAGAGACGATCAAGCTCCAATCTGCCGGCTTGGCAAGTGCCCCGCCCACCGCCGCGCCCaccgccgccaccaccaccacttcagCCTCCGCCTCATCAGGCGCCGTGGGCTCGGGGCCGTCATCGTCATCTTCGGGGCCCCAGGGCAACAAACAGCCTCTACCCACGTCGACCGTGGCACCCATGACGTCGACCGTGGCCTCGTCGAGCACGATTGCCCGACCCACGGTGACGACCGTGGGCGGACGGCCGTCCATcgccaacaccaccaacatcgATACCTTGCTGAACGCGCGACAGAAGGCCGTGGCTTTGGCCATACCTTCGGAGAAGATCCAGGACAAAGTGGCGTTCATCTTCAACAACCTGAGTCTTATGAATATGAGTCAGAAATCGCGAGAGCTCATGGAGCATTTGGGCGAAGAATATTTCGGTTGGCTGGCCCAGTATCTGGTCATGAAACGGGCCAGCATCGAACCCAATTTCCATTCACTCTACGCCAACTTCTTGGAGACGCTCCACAAGGAGGAGTTGTACAATTGCGTGCTCCGGGAGACGTTCGGGAACATCCAGATCCTCTTGGGCAGTGACAAGGCCATTGCCAATTTCAGCGATCGTTCACTCCTCAAGAACTTGGGCCATTGGCTTGGCTTGATGACGCTCCATCGGAATCGACCCATCCTAATGGTCGACCTAGATCTCAAGCCGCTTATCATTGAAGCATATCACAATGGACAACAAGAGCTCCTCTACGTGATCCCCTTTGTGGCCAAGGTCCTCGAGTCGTGCGCCAAGAGCCGCGTCTTCAAACCACCCTGCCCCTGGACCATGGGCATCATGAACCTTTTGGCCGAACTCAATCAAGAGCACGACCTCAAGCTGAACCTCAAGTTCGAGATCGACGTCCTGTGTCGAACTCTCACGCTCAAATTGGCCAACCTGAACCCCGGGACCCTTCTCAAGGACTACGACAAACTCAATCGGATGTTGAACTTCAACAACTTCGGCATGAGCCAGCCGCCCATCACTTCCTCCGGACCACCCAAGAGCTCCATGGAGAACTCGTTCGTGCAAGCTCATCGCAAACTAGACCACCCGCCCATGCCTCAAAACATGGGCATGGACATGGCCCCAATGATGCCGAGTGGTGGACCCTTCGGGCCTCCGTCGCATTCCATGCTGTCACAACATCAACCTGGTGCTGCGGGTGCGGGCCTAGGTCGGGCATTGATCGCCGGGCCCACGGCCAATTTGGGCATGATGGGCTCGTCGGCGTCGGCTATGAACGAGAGCGTCACCTCCGGAGTGACTGCCAGCTCAGCCGGGTCCACCGGAGAGACCCTTCTTCCCACGTCCCAGTCTCAGGCCACGGCCCATCTGTCCTCGAACGTGACTCAATCCGCTGCAGCCGCCATGGCCGCCTCCATGCCCGTGCCCAGTCAGAACAAGCCTCTTGAGCCCAAGTTCCATTTTATGGACATCGATACGAGCAGTTTGAACGGGATCGTGTCCCAAATCACCGTGGACCCCCGATTGACCCTACTGAAAGAGCAGCCTGATTTTGCCCAGCTGGTCAAGTTATCCATTGAAAAATCGATTCAGGAATGGGCTTCGCCTGTGATTGATCGGGCCATGAAGATCGCCCTGACCACGAGTGAACAACTCATCAAGAAGGACTTTGCCTTGGATCATGACGAGGCACGTATGCGGAGCTCTGCACACTCCGTGGTACGCAACCTCATGGCTGGTATGGCCATGATTACCTGCCGTGATCACCTGAACAACTCCATCAAGACCCACATGAAAAGCTTCATGGCCTCTCTGGGCACCAATTTAACGCCGCAACAGCAAGAGCTCATTGACGCCACGGCCAATCAAATCGCGGCCGACAACGTCGAGTTGGCGTGTGCCTTCATTCAGAAGAAGGCCATCGAAAAGGCCCTGCCGGAAATCGACAAGCGTCTCAAGAGCGAGTACGATAGCCGaatcttggccaagaaagaAGGTCGGCGGTACTGTGATCCCGTGGCTCTGGCCTACCAAAACGAGCAGATGCCCGAGGCGATTCGTATCAAACCGGGTCAAGTGATACCCGCGCAAAGGGCGGTTTACGACGAATACGCCCGACACATTCCAGGATTCAAGCCTTTGAGTGAGCGCGAGGCCGCGGCCATCACTCCGAGAACGCCCAGCGTGGCCGAGACTCCAGCGGGCAATGTCGCCTCATCCGTGGCGGGGCCTCAGCCAGGACCGCAGGCGGGTGCGGGGGGCGGACCGCCAAGGCCCATGGGCGCTAACACGCCTGAACAGACTCCGGACGAGTGTATTGGTATCCTGGATGAGGTCTTCAACAAGATCAAGGGTTTCGTCGAGAATTGCACGCACTTGCCCACTAATCCGCACATGACCAATCTCCGTGGACTATTGGAGTGCATGGGTCGTGCTAGGCAATCCAAGGACCCACAGAATGTGGTTACTCTCGTCCAGAAGGCTGTTGAGAACCTCCTGGAAGGCCTGATTGCCCAGAACGAGCCAACTCAAATAGAAACCGAAGCCTTGGCCAGATATCGAGACGCCAATCTCTTGATCTTCCGCGCCATCGCAGACAGCCGCGCCTTTGGTCAAGCCTGGACCAATGCCAAGGTCACGCAATTCCTCATCGAGGCCAAGGAAGAGCTCCGCTACAATCTGGATGCCGTGAACTCGCTGATCCAGTTCAGTTTCATCAACCTCCAGGAGTACGACAAGTACCTGGCAGCTAGCATGGAGAACGGGGCCAACGTCCTGGCCACCAAGTTCGCCATGCGCATCTGTCACGTTTACTTAATCGAAGACCGCTCCAACGCACAAATCATCGAAAGCGACCTATTCGGCACCATTGAGGTGCTCCAGAAGATATCCAGCTCCTCGCAAATGCCCCCCGATGGCCTGTCCAACCTCATGGAGATGATCAAGATGTCCAGCGAGCGACTGGAACAGAACCTGGCCTTGTCAGGTCCCACCGGCCAACTGCACAGCGGGATCGTACAAGCCAAAGAGTTTGAGGATCCACCCGGCCTCCTCGAGAAGACCGAGTTCTTGCTCAGAGAATGGGTCAACGCCTACCACAGTCGTGAAGCGGGCAAAGACTCCCGACAAGCCTTCATCGTGTTTGTTCAGCTGATGAACCAGCACGGCATCCTGAAAACCGATGACCTCATCACGCGATTCTTCCGCATGTCGACCCAAATGTGCGTTGACCTGTGCTATCGAGCCCTAGGAGAGCAGCATAACTCGCCGACTTTGGTGCGGGCCAAGTGTTTCCACACTTTGGACGCTTATGTTCGTTTGATCACACTCCTCGTGAAGCATTCCGGAGAGACCCAGAACACCATCACCAAGGTGAACCTGCTCAACAAGGTGTTGGGTATCGTGGCCGGGGTGCTGCTCATCGATCACGACGTCCGAAATGTGGAGTTCCAGCAGGTCCCCTACCATCGGATCTTCATCATGCTGTTCCTAGAGCTGAACTCGCCCGATCAGATCCTCGAGACCATCAACTTCCAAGTGCTCACGGCCTACTACCACATGCTCCACATCCTCAGCCCGAGCAAAGCACCGGGATTCGCCTACGCCTGGTTGGAGATCGTCTCGCACCGTGTGTTCATGGGCCGCATGTTGGCCAGCATATCGCAACAGAAGGGTTGGCCGATGTACTCTCAGCTCTTGGTGGATTTGTTCAAGTTCCTGTCGCCATTCTTGCGCAACGCTGAGCTGGCCAAGCCCGTGCACAGATTGTACCGGGGTACACTGCGAGTCCTGTTGGTGTTGCTGCACGACTTCCCCGAGTTCCTCTGCGACTATCACTACGGGTTCTGTGACGTGATCCCACCCAATTGCATTCAAATGCGGAATCTCATCCTGTCAGCCTTTCCACGAAACATGAGATTGCCCGACCCATTCACGCCCAATTTGAAGGTGGAAATGTTGGCCGATATTGCCATCGCGCCTCGGGCCGTCACCAATTATGCGGCCATGATCAAGCCCAGCTTCCGCAAGGAGCTCGATCATTACCTCAAGAACCGCACGCCCGTCAGCTTCTTGTCCGATGTGCGGGAGAACCTCCTCGTTGGCAATGGGGACATCCCCGGGAATCGTTACAACATCCAGCTGATCAACGCCCTGGTCATGCACGTGGGCACGTGCGCCATTCAGCACATCCGCGCCAAGGGGCAGACCCCGAACATGTCCACTATTGCACACTCCTCGCACATGGACATCTTCCAAAACCTGGCCGTCAACCTGGAGACCGAGGGACGCTATCTGTTCTTGAATTGTATTGCCAACCAGCTGCGCTACCCCAATTCCCACACCCACTACTTCTCCTGCACCCTTCTCTACCTGTTCTCCGAGGCCAATACGGAGGCCATCCAAGAGCAAATCACGCGCGTTCTCCTGGAGCGCCTCATCGTGAACCGGCCCCATCCCTGGGGTCTCTTGATCACCTTCATTGAACTCATCAAGAACCCGAGCTTCTCATTTTGGCAACACGAATTCGTCACGTGCGCTCCGGAGATCCAAAAGCTCTTCGAATCCGTCGCCCGTTCATGTATGGTGCCCAGAATGGCGGATGGGACAAATGTGAGCAACAACAATGCCGCCGATTGA
- the LOC131890550 gene encoding uncharacterized protein LOC131890550, whose product MRILTSVGLFLLFFGPENVCSLDLKHLREPPEILDHLVPASVQNRGEPDKGNTHLFDGIKDLREIAVVGGSDPRGPDDTGNVRHLKCETCSPPKKICLAWTRLAAFGIKICKKHGYPRRRHRRPPSFQIPIIEGSSIPDTEALLVEALD is encoded by the exons ATGAGGATCCTGACCTCGGTTGGACTATTCCTGCTTTTCTTTGGCCCCGAAAACGTGTGTTCCTTGGACTTGAAGCATCTTCGGGAACCTCCggagatcttggaccatctgGTTCCAGCTTCGGTGCAGAATCGCGGCGAGCCAGATAAAGGGAACACTCACTTGTTCGATGGAATCAAGGACTTGAGAGAGATTGCAGTGGTGGGTGGAAGTGATCCAAGAGGTCCCGATGATACA GGTAATGTGAGGCATCTCAAATGTGAGACATGCTCACCTCCCAAAAAAATTTGCCTGGCCTGGACCCGATTGGCTGCGTTTGGCATCAAAATATGTAAGAAGCATGGTTATCCTCGACGCCGACACAGAAGACCCCCAtcctttcaaattccaatcatTGAAGGGAGCTCCATTCCGGACACTGAGGCTCTTTTAGTTGAGGCTCTAGATTAA